The sequence CTAGCGCCAGCGTCTGGTTGCGGTCGGTGTGCAGCTCGATCTGGGTGTCGGTGACCGCCGTCAGCATCTCCCGGGGCATACGGATCTCGAACTCGACCGCGGGCTTGGACGGGTTGAGGCCAAGATAGGCCAGCGCCGCGTGGCGCATGTCGTAGGCGGCGAAGCCGAACAGGAGGATCGCGGCCAGGGTGGCCAAGCCATGCCTGGCGACGTCGCGCCAGGTCCGGTAGCTCAGGCGAAAATACACCGTCATCGCCAGTGCCACCGCGAGCGCGGCAGCGATGCCCGCCAGCGCCGACATCAGAACGCCGTGCCGGCCGTCGGCGGATTGGGCGAAAAGGCTGGACAGGATGTTCATGGCGGCGCTCGCCTCGGTCCAAAAGGACCAAAATCGCTGTGATGATCGACGTTTGGTCGCCGCACCGGGAACGCCGGTTCAAGTCGTTCATTGTCAGGGCCAAAACGCGCCGCTAATGACGTCGGCGGCATTTCGCCTTCCGGGAAAGTTCCGATGTCCGTTCAAATGGTCCTGCTGCCGGTCTTCGTGCAGGTTGCTCTCACCTTCGCGCTGTTGATCGGCATGGTGCTGGCGCGCCGCAAGACGCTGGTCTCCGGCGAAACCAAGATCCGCGACATTGCGCTGGGCGAGCCGAACTGGCCCAAGGGCGCCACGCAAATCGCCAATTGCTACCGTAACCAGTTCGAGCTGCCGGTGCTGTTCTACGTCCTGATCGCGCTGGCCTTGCCGCTGCGCCGGGCCGATCTCTTCATTGTGCTGATGTCCTGGGTGTTCGTGGTGACGCGCTTTGCCCATGCCGGCGTCTTCGTCACCTCGAACGATCTCGGCCGCCGCTCCACGGTCTGGCTCGCCAGTGTGCTGGTGCTGCTGGCGATGTGGATCTACTTCGCGCTGAAGCTGCTCCTGCTGATCTGACGGCCTGCGCCGGCGCATCACGCGCAAAACAGAAACGTCTCGTCTAAAGGCATTCAAATGACGCCCGCTGCCCGGCTGTCCGCAGCCATCGAATTGATCGACACAATCGAGAAGGACCGCGTGCCCGCGGCCAAGGCGCTGAAGGAGTGGGGCACCGCGCACCGCTTCGCCGGTTCTGGGGACCGTGCCGCCATCGCCGGCCTGGTCTGGGACGTGCTGCGGCGCTACGCCTCCAGCGCCTGGCTCATGGACGCAGACACCGCGCGGGCCCGCCTGATCGGCATGCTGCGCCTCGAGCGCGGCATGGACACGGCCACCATGACCGCGCTGTGCGACGGCAGCCGGTTCGCGCCTGCGCCGCTCACCGAGGCCGAGCAGGCCGCGCTCGCCTCGCGCTCGCTCGCCGATGCCCCGGCCGCGGTTGCGGGCGATTATCCCGAATGGCTCGATTCGCACCTTGCAAAAGTGTT comes from Bradyrhizobium sp. CCGE-LA001 and encodes:
- a CDS encoding MAPEG family protein → MSVQMVLLPVFVQVALTFALLIGMVLARRKTLVSGETKIRDIALGEPNWPKGATQIANCYRNQFELPVLFYVLIALALPLRRADLFIVLMSWVFVVTRFAHAGVFVTSNDLGRRSTVWLASVLVLLAMWIYFALKLLLLI